One Neodiprion pinetum isolate iyNeoPine1 chromosome 1, iyNeoPine1.2, whole genome shotgun sequence genomic window carries:
- the ave gene encoding protein aveugle, protein MVEESVNSYNKPKNKTARPRPVYLWNVLDVQKWLRRHCSDYYQLYHEKFLYHDITGRALLRVNENILLRLGIVNEEHRSDIWREIMKLRLKTDILEIRDIERRNNTNYD, encoded by the exons atggTTGAGGAGAGCGTGAATTCTTATAACAAACCGAAA AATAAAACTGCGCGGCCCCGTCCAGTTTACTTGTGGAATGTCTTAGATGTACAGAAGTGGTTGCGGAGACACTGTAGCGATTACTATCAATTGTATCATGAAAAGTTTTTGTAT CATGATATAACTGGCAGAGCGCTTCTGAGGGTCAATGAGAACATTTTACTGCGATTAGGAATCGTGAATGAGGAACACAGATCGGATATATggagagaaattatgaaattgcGATTAAAAACGGACATATTGGAGATTAGAGATATTGAACGTAGAAATAATACTAATTATGATTGA